In Streptomyces sp. NBC_00414, a single window of DNA contains:
- a CDS encoding right-handed parallel beta-helix repeat-containing protein, protein MGRRAAPHLTRSTPQTPADRARGRRAGVVAACATILVTAAALLTAPASAAPQTPAPRAPQAPRQAAAACGEGSYQADATLSGSTWTARRGSGVVYTGTDMRAAIQAAVSSLTAGRTSKERVVVRGSGSISAGARVSLPSYTVLDVCGTINVTGSGTGDQAPVYARGVRDIEVQHLNVTGAPLYGIFMRNVTNVVLGQIDMRLSAGLGVRIDNRGDTTQWTRNVRIDNVYVSGASSHAVETYGVDGITIGTVTARDVGESGLLLNQTVNATVTKVDADGAGTGTGYAAFRMANRNGRIGSSYATNVRVGEVVARGGGRGVFCVSESGGATIDRVTISNTGNNAILIENCYNVNLAAQSGSVTGGGEIRLAARTEFPNNSDIVVQNLTVTNSVIRESPCGVNTTFRNNTLVNSTQSIC, encoded by the coding sequence ATGGGACGCAGAGCCGCACCTCACCTCACTCGCTCGACCCCACAGACTCCGGCCGACCGGGCGCGCGGAAGGCGCGCCGGTGTCGTCGCCGCGTGCGCCACGATCCTGGTCACGGCGGCGGCCCTGCTCACCGCTCCGGCGAGCGCGGCCCCGCAGACCCCGGCCCCACGGGCCCCGCAGGCCCCGCGCCAGGCGGCGGCAGCGTGCGGCGAGGGCTCGTACCAGGCCGATGCCACGCTCAGCGGCAGCACGTGGACCGCCCGGCGCGGCAGCGGTGTCGTCTACACCGGGACCGACATGCGGGCCGCGATACAGGCGGCCGTCAGCAGCCTCACCGCGGGGCGTACGTCGAAGGAACGCGTCGTCGTACGCGGCTCGGGCAGCATCAGCGCCGGAGCCAGGGTCTCCCTGCCCAGCTACACCGTGCTCGACGTGTGCGGCACCATCAACGTCACCGGTTCGGGCACCGGCGACCAGGCACCGGTCTACGCACGCGGCGTACGGGACATCGAGGTCCAGCACCTCAACGTCACCGGAGCACCGCTGTACGGCATCTTCATGCGCAACGTCACCAACGTGGTCCTCGGCCAGATCGACATGCGCCTGTCGGCCGGTCTGGGCGTACGCATCGACAACCGCGGCGACACCACCCAGTGGACCCGCAACGTCCGTATAGACAACGTGTACGTGTCCGGGGCGAGCAGCCACGCCGTGGAGACGTACGGGGTCGACGGCATCACCATCGGTACGGTCACCGCGCGCGACGTGGGCGAGTCGGGCCTGCTCCTGAACCAGACCGTCAACGCCACCGTCACGAAGGTGGACGCGGACGGCGCGGGCACCGGCACCGGGTACGCGGCCTTCCGGATGGCCAACCGCAACGGCCGGATCGGCAGCAGCTACGCGACCAACGTGCGGGTCGGCGAGGTCGTCGCGCGCGGGGGCGGCCGGGGCGTCTTCTGTGTCTCGGAGAGCGGCGGCGCGACCATCGACCGGGTCACCATCTCCAACACCGGCAACAACGCGATCCTGATCGAGAACTGCTACAACGTGAACCTCGCCGCGCAGAGCGGGAGCGTCACGGGTGGCGGGGAGATCCGGCTGGCCGCCCGCACGGAGTTCCCCAACAACTCGGACATCGTCGTCCAGAACCTGACGGTGACGAACTCCGTGATCAGGGAGAGCCCCTGCGGCGTCAACACGACGTTCCGCAACAACACCCTGGTCAACAGCACACAGAGCATCTGCTGA
- a CDS encoding polyprenyl synthetase family protein: MTTMSSALSPSRPAAGTGTGTDERASHLLERCRTLVRPALAEAVGRLHPWVGEMAAYSFGWCEPGGAPVSAPAGGKGLRQALAVLGAEAAGAPESAGVTAAVAVELVHTFSLLHDDIMDGDPTRRGRPTVWKAYGTGPAVLAGDALFALAVERLAATPGTDIPSAVRHLSSALNDLVRGQADDLLFESRPWTGPEAVRPDEYRVMAEHKTGALLGCATALGAVLAGAPRETVAALDRAGRHLGVAFQVVDDLLGVWGDPAVTGKPVHADLLRGKKTFPVLAALGSPAARPLARLLNSAEALDATAAGCAAALIEDAGGRGAALAEARRHIAVVDACLDSLPSASRATDDLRALLDFLVRREM; this comes from the coding sequence ATGACCACGATGTCCTCCGCGCTGTCCCCCTCCCGGCCCGCCGCAGGCACCGGCACCGGCACCGATGAGCGCGCATCCCATCTCCTGGAGCGCTGCCGCACCCTCGTGCGCCCCGCGCTGGCCGAAGCGGTCGGGCGGCTGCATCCGTGGGTGGGCGAGATGGCCGCCTACTCCTTCGGCTGGTGCGAGCCAGGCGGCGCGCCCGTGTCCGCGCCGGCGGGCGGCAAGGGTCTGCGGCAGGCCCTCGCCGTGCTGGGCGCGGAGGCGGCCGGGGCCCCGGAGAGCGCGGGGGTGACCGCGGCCGTCGCGGTGGAACTGGTGCACACCTTCTCCCTGCTCCACGACGACATCATGGACGGCGACCCGACCCGGCGCGGGCGTCCCACGGTCTGGAAGGCGTACGGCACGGGCCCTGCCGTCCTCGCGGGCGACGCGCTGTTCGCCCTGGCCGTGGAACGTCTCGCCGCCACACCCGGCACCGACATCCCGTCAGCCGTACGTCATCTGTCCTCCGCGCTCAACGACCTCGTACGCGGACAGGCCGACGACCTGCTCTTCGAGAGCCGCCCCTGGACGGGCCCGGAGGCGGTCCGCCCCGACGAGTACCGCGTGATGGCCGAGCACAAGACCGGTGCGCTGCTGGGCTGCGCGACCGCCCTGGGCGCCGTGCTCGCCGGTGCCCCGCGCGAGACGGTCGCCGCGCTCGACCGCGCCGGCCGTCATCTGGGCGTGGCCTTCCAGGTGGTCGACGACCTCCTGGGCGTCTGGGGCGACCCTGCCGTCACGGGCAAGCCGGTCCACGCGGACCTGCTCCGGGGCAAGAAGACGTTCCCGGTGCTGGCCGCGCTCGGCTCTCCGGCCGCCCGGCCGCTCGCCCGTCTCCTGAACTCCGCCGAGGCCCTCGACGCGACGGCCGCCGGATGTGCCGCCGCCCTGATCGAGGACGCCGGTGGCCGCGGGGCCGCCCTGGCGGAGGCCCGTCGGCACATCGCCGTCGTCGACGCCTGCCTCGACAGCCTCCCCTCGGCGTCGCGCGCCACCGACGACCTGCGGGCACTGCTCGATTTCCTCGTACGCCGCGAGATGTGA
- a CDS encoding tetratricopeptide repeat protein yields the protein MYGKAFAPEYQGALTTLSVNSSLVDVLAAGTEQLRAAERSGAQGEAARSGLAVAEAHRRLGQVGDADRAWKASYRAAREAKDTAAMAWALWSGGTLARQRGALPLAWRLLGLAAELGEQGGDIVVRGYSLAGMAETGRIQGDYAAVGALHEQLLAEARRRGEARHTVWALEGIAQMHRNTGSYDTAYAMFEEAAEIAGRAEDRRGHAWALRGLADIVSVRDGDADRALGLLSEAEVTCREMNLSSALAYNHKMRGNVLYRAGRYAQARDLYEQALSEFRAMSEPRGEALSRLGLAKSLARLGRDLTETAAELADLASVLEQIGLRHARRMVSRAQTELGIETTAQPESATLGSGAGASIPPAAAPPAARADAGSRR from the coding sequence ATGTACGGCAAGGCATTCGCGCCCGAGTACCAAGGCGCGCTCACCACCCTGTCCGTGAACTCCTCCCTGGTCGACGTACTGGCCGCGGGCACCGAGCAGTTGCGGGCGGCCGAGCGCTCCGGAGCACAGGGCGAGGCGGCCCGCTCGGGTCTCGCGGTCGCGGAGGCACACCGGCGGCTCGGGCAGGTGGGCGACGCCGACCGGGCGTGGAAGGCGAGTTACCGCGCGGCCCGCGAGGCGAAGGACACGGCCGCGATGGCATGGGCCCTGTGGAGCGGCGGCACGCTGGCACGCCAGCGCGGGGCGCTCCCGCTGGCCTGGCGTCTGCTCGGGCTCGCCGCCGAACTCGGCGAACAGGGCGGCGACATCGTCGTACGCGGCTACTCGCTGGCCGGGATGGCGGAGACCGGCCGTATCCAGGGCGACTACGCGGCGGTCGGCGCGCTGCACGAGCAGCTGCTCGCGGAGGCCCGTAGGCGCGGCGAGGCGCGGCACACGGTGTGGGCGCTCGAGGGCATAGCGCAGATGCACCGCAACACCGGGTCGTACGACACCGCGTACGCGATGTTCGAGGAGGCCGCGGAGATCGCCGGCCGGGCCGAGGACCGGCGCGGTCACGCGTGGGCGCTGCGCGGCCTCGCCGACATCGTGTCCGTGCGCGACGGCGACGCCGACCGGGCGCTCGGCCTGCTCTCCGAGGCGGAGGTGACCTGCCGTGAGATGAACCTGTCGAGCGCGCTGGCCTACAACCACAAGATGCGGGGCAACGTCCTGTACCGCGCCGGGCGTTACGCGCAGGCGCGGGACCTCTACGAGCAGGCCCTGTCGGAGTTCCGCGCGATGAGCGAGCCCCGCGGGGAGGCCCTTTCCCGGCTCGGCCTGGCCAAGTCCCTCGCCCGCCTGGGCCGCGACCTGACCGAGACGGCGGCCGAACTGGCCGACCTGGCCTCGGTGTTGGAGCAGATCGGCCTCCGGCACGCACGTCGCATGGTGTCCCGGGCACAGACCGAACTCGGCATCGAGACGACCGCCCAGCCCGAGTCCGCCACCCTTGGCTCCGGTGCGGGCGCGAGCATCCCGCCCGCCGCCGCACCCCCGGCCGCCCGGGCCGACGCGGGGAGCCGACGATGA